From the genome of Paludisphaera mucosa:
GCCGTTGAGGTAGATGTTCTCGCGGCCGGAGAGGTCCAGGTGGAAGCCGGTGCCGACCTCCAGGAGCGAGGCCACGCGGCCCCGGAGGTGGATCGAGCCCGACGTCGGGTCGACGATCCGGCTCATGATCTTGAGGATGGTCGACTTGCCGGCGCCGTTGCGGCCGATCAGGCCGACCACCCGGCCCCGCTCGACCTCGAACTCGGCGTCCTTCAGGGCCCAGAACTCCGAGGTCCGCCGCGTCGGCCCCCCGGACTTGCCGAGCAACATCCGCCGCATCGAGGAGGCCGCGTCGTTCACCGCCTCGCGGAGCGAGAAGCGGACCAGGCCGTCCTCGCCGCCGCGAAGGATGTAACGCTTGCTGAGCTTGTCGACTCTGATGATCGGTCGGTTCATGGTCGGAGGGTCGCCGGGATGGACTGGGGTCGAGGGGACGCGGCCGGCCGGTCGAGGATCGCCCGGGCTCAGACGAAGTCGGCGAAGAGCCGCTCGTTGCGGCGGAAATAGTGGATCGCGAAGAGGAACAGGCCGATCGCCACCCCGGACGAGATCAGCAGGCAGCCCCACTGCACCGGGAGGCCCAGGATCGACGCGCGGAAGGCGTCGGTGATGCCGAACATCGGGTTGAGCGAGAGGAACCACCGGTACCTGGGCGGGACCGTCGGGTCGATCGTGTAGAAGATCGGGGTCATGTACAACATGACCTGCGTGAGGAACGGGATGATGTGCTTGAAGTCGCGGTAGAAGAGCGTCAGCCCCGCCAGCATGACCCCCATGCTCAGCGAGGCGATCAGGATCAGCAGGAAGAAGACCGGGATGAAGACCGCCGTCCAAGCGGGGGCGATCCCGTAGTACAGCAGCAGCAGGCCGTACACGAGCAGCGACAGCAGGCCGTCGACCAGGAAGACGGCCGCCGCCGTGAACGGCAGGAAGAGCCGGGGGAAGTAGACCTTGGTGACCATGTTCAGCTGGTTCACCAGGCTGTTGGCCGCCGCCGGCATGCCCTGCGAGAACATCGTCCAGGGGATCAGCGCCGCGAAGACGCAGACCGGGATGGGCAGGTCCATCGGCATCGGGATCTTCATCATCCGCGAGAGGAACGTGAAGATCACGAGGGTGATCAGCGGCTGGAGGATGGCCCAGGCGCCGCCGAGTATCGTCTGCTTGTAGCGGGCCGCGACGTCGCGCCAGACGAGGAAGGCGAGCAGTTCCCGGTAATCGTACATCTCCTTCCAGTTGACGGCCCGCCAGCCGGGGGTGGGGTGGATGACCATGTCGTGCTCGCCCTCGACCGGCGGAATCGGGTCGGCCGTCAAGCCGCCCGGGCTCGGGCTTCGGTTGGGGACGGCGAGCGTCGCTTCGGACTCGGTCATGACGGGATGACATCCATTTGGGCTGGGGGGATCTCGCGCCGCCGGGGCGGCGTCCCGGGAGTTGCGGGCCCCTGGAAGAGGCGAGGGGGCCTGGCGGGGGCGGGGTCGGCGAAGCCTGGTCGAAGACGCTTATTTGATCGGCGGGCGGCTCCCGGCGTCAAGGGAGTCCTCGTCGCGGCGGCATGGCCCTGGGGCGCGGCCTCGCGGCCCGGCACCCTTGCCAGGATAACGCCCCGGCGCCCCCGAAGTAAAGACGGCCCGGCCGCCGCGAGGCGCGCGTGAGCCCGGCCGATCAGCGCGGGGGGCGTCGGCGACGTTGAACGCCGCGCGGCCGGTCTGCTAGAATCCGGCCCGGCGAGCCCTGATCGACGGGGCCCTCTGAAGACGCCCCGCACGGGCCGGGGCCGCGTCCCGCGCCGCCCCGGCGAGAGGATGGATCTGGCGAATGGATGACCTCGGCCTCGTCGCGATCGGTCGGAACGAGGGCGACCGCCTGCGCCGCTGCCTGGCCTCGGCGGGGGGCCTCGGCCTGGTCCTCGTCTACGTGGACTCGGGGTCGAGCGACGGCAGCGTCGACCTGGCGAGGGGCCTGGGGGCGGACGTGGTCGCCCTGGACCTGGCCTCGCCGTTCACCGCCGCGCGGGCCCGCAACGAGGGCCTGGAGCGGCTGCTCGCGATCGCGCCCGGGGCCCGGTACGTGCAGTTCGTCGACGGCGACTGCGAGCTGGCCGCGGGCTGGATCGACCGCGCCCGCCGCGAGCTGGACGAGCGTCCCAAGGCGGCCGTCGTCTGCGGCCGACGCCGCGAGCGCCGGCCCGACGATTCGGTCTACAACCGCCTGGCCGACCTGGAATGGGACACGCCGATCGGCGAGGCGAAGGCCTGCGGCGGCGACGCCATGATGCGGGTCGCGGCCCTGCGCGAAGTCGGCGGCTACGACCCGTCCCTGATCGCCGGCGAGGAGCCCGAGCTTTGCGTCCGGCTCCGCGGCGCGGGCTGGACGGTGCATCGCGTCGACGCCGAGATGACGCTCCACGACATGGCCATGACCCGGTTCGGCCAGTGGTGGCGGCGGGCGGCCCGCGCCGGCCACGCCTTCGCCGAGGGCGCCGCCCTGCACGGCCGCCCCCCCGAGGGCCATTTCGCCCGCGAGACCCGCAGCATCGTCGCCTGGGGACTGGTCGCTCCGGCCGTCGCGCTGGCCCTGGCCTGGCCCACGCGGGGCCTGAGCCTGGCGGCCTTCGCGGCGGTGCTCGCGCTGCTCGCGGTCAAGGTTTATCGTTATCAGCGCGTCCGCCGCGGCCGGAGCCCGGCCGACGCGCGTGCCTCGGCCGCCTTCACCGTCGTGGGCAAGTTCGCCGAGGCCCAGGGCGTCGTGCGCTACTGGCTGGGCCGGCTCAGCGGCCGGAGGAGCCGCGTCATCGAGTACCGGGGCCCGGTCGCGGCCGGCGGCGGCCCGGGCTCATGAGCCGCCGCCTTCCGGGACGGCCCGCCTGATCACCCGCGCCGGGATCCCCACGGCCGTCGAATAGGGGGGGACGTCGGCGACGACCACGGCGTTGGCCCCGATCAGGCTGTCGTGGCCGATCGTGACGTCCCCCAGGACGCAGACCCCGCAGCCGACGTCGACGCGGTCCTCGATGATCGGGATCGCCCGCAGCCGGTCGCGGGTCGCGACGCCGAACGTGGTGCAGTGGCGGATGTGCACGTCGTCGCCGATCGACCGCGCGTGCAGGACGATCCCGCCGTGGTGCCAGATCCGCACCCGACGGCCCAGCCGCACCGTGTACGGCAGGTGGACGCCCCCCAGCAGCTCGGCCCACGCCGACAGGAACCGGTGGAGCAGGCTGAACGGCGCCCGCAGGAGCTTCGGCCGCACGCCCATCCGCCAGTTGCCGAAGCGGTGGAGGGCGACGGCCCAGAAACCGGGCTCGAACCAGGCGCCGTCGTGGGTCCGGAGGTCCTCGCGGATCAGGGCGAGGAGGCCGATCCCCGGCGGGTTCTGGTTGCCGTCGCCGTGGTTCAGGGGCGGGAGGTCGTCGTCCGGGGCGGGGGCGGGGGGGGCCGCGTTCGCGGGATGGGCCGTCATGGATCTTCGAACCTCCGGGGAGGGCCTGCCGCGGGCTTCACGCGTTCGGCGACGTCGCCATGGCGCGGGCGGCCATGGCGGGGTTCTCCACCTCGCGGACCGCGAAGCCCGTGCGGAACACGCTGTGGCGGAACGAGTCGGCCAGGAAACATTCGGGGTCGAGGTCGGGCTTGGCCTGGATCCGTCGGCGGAGCCGCCAGGCGGCGTAGCCGGCCAGGAAGGCCGCGTCCGCGAGCGCCGTGTAGGCCGCGCCGTGGTTCTTCAGGAAGAACCGCCGACGGGCCTGGAACCAGTAGGCGGGCCGGCGCTTGGCCTTGGTCGCCGAGCCCCCCTTGATGCCGGTGGAGGCGCCTTCCAGGTGGACGATCTTGCTCGCCGGGACGTACCAGACCTCCCAGCCGGCCCGGTGCGCCCGCAGGCAGATGTCGATGTCGTCGAAGTAGGTGTAGAGGCCCTCGTCCAGGAGCCCGATCCGGTCGAGCATCGTGGACCGCAGGATCAGGCTCGCGCCCGCGAGCCAGTCGGCCGGGCCCGGCTTCGAGTGGTCGACCTCCAGCCGGCCGGCGAGGAGCTTCGACAGGGCCCCCACCCGCAGGCCCCGATCCAGCTCGGAGCCGATGCCGGTGAAGAGGAACGGGGAGGCCTGGATCTCGCCCTCGGGCGAGAGGAGCTGGCTGCCGGCGATCCCGGCCCGGGGGTGGGCGTCCATGAAGTCGACCAGGGCGGTCATGGCGCCCTCGACGACGATCGTGTCGGCGTTGAGCAGCAGGACGTATTCGGGCGGGTCGTCGGACGCCAGCGCCGGGCGGATCACCAGGTTGTTGCCGCCGCAGAAGCCGCGGTTGACCTCGACGACGGTGAGGTCGGCCCAGGCGTCCCAGCCGTTCTCGTCGATCGCGCGCCGCAGTCGCTCGGCCGCCTCGGGCCCCGTGCCGTTCTCGCAGATCCCCGCCCGCGCGCCGGGGATCCGGGCGATCTCCGGGGCCAGCGACCGCAGGCAGTCGATCGCCAGCTCGGGGACCTTGTAGCAGAGCACGACGACGAGCAGTTTCATGGAACGCGCCTAAAGGGGAATTGTCGGACCGGCCGCCCGTCTTGTATGGTATTACACGGCCGCGCCGATCGGGTCGCCGATGTGCGATCCCGGGCGGCGAGTGAAGGTTAGGTGAAGCCGGCCGACGGCCGGGGCCGGGGAGAGAGATCCATTGAATCCTCCGGGCCCGGCCCTGACAAGGGCCGCCTCGGGGAAAAGGCCGGCCGGCCCCAGGTCCCATCGCGCGGGGGAATTCGGTGAAAGATCGCCTCTCGGACGTGCCCGTCTTCGTGCTCTGCGGCGGCCTCGGGACCCGGATTCGCGAGGAGACCGAGCTGAGGCCCAAGCCCATGGTCCCGGTCGGCTCGCGGCCCATCGTCTGGCACATCATGCGGACGTACGCCCACTACGGCTTCCGGCGGTTCATCCTCTGCCTGGGCTACAAGGCCGAGGTCGTGAAGTCGTACTTCCTCAACTACGCCTCGATGAACAGCGACTTCACGGTCGAGCTGAAGAGCCACAACGTGGTGGTCCACTCGATCGACCACGACCAGGACTGGGAGGTCACGCTGGCGTTCACCGGCGAGCTGACCATGACCGGCGGCCGGGTCGCCCGCGCCGCGGCCAAGTACCTGGGCGACGCCCCCCGCTTCGCCGTCACCTACGGCGACGGCGTGACCGACGCCAACCTCGCCGACGAGTACGCCTTCCACCTCGAAGGGGGCAACCTGGGGACCGTGCTGGGCGTCAACCCGCCGTCCCGCTTCGGCGAGCTGAAGCTCGAAGGCGACAAGGTCGAGGAGTTCGCCGAGAAGCCCGAGTTCGTCGACAGCTGGATCAACGGCGGCTACTTCTTCTTCGAGCGCGACTTCCTCCCCTACCTGAGCGCCGACGAGTCCTGCGTCCTCGAGCGCGAGCCGCTCATCAAGCTCGCCCAGGACGGCAAGCTCGACATGTTCCGGCACCGCGGCTTCTGGGCCTGCATGGACACCCAGCGCGACCTGGAGCAGCTCAACAAGCTCTGGGCCTCGGGCCAGGCCCCCTGGGCCGTCTGAGCGCCCCCCCCGCCCGTACCTCTCGACCCACCGACCCCGCACCCCACCCACGAAAGAGCCGTCAAAGCATCATGAAAGTCTTCGTCACGGGACACAGGGGCTTCATCGGATCCCACCTGGTCGACGTCCTGAAGCAGGAGGGGCACACCGTCGT
Proteins encoded in this window:
- a CDS encoding ABC transporter permease; this encodes MTESEATLAVPNRSPSPGGLTADPIPPVEGEHDMVIHPTPGWRAVNWKEMYDYRELLAFLVWRDVAARYKQTILGGAWAILQPLITLVIFTFLSRMMKIPMPMDLPIPVCVFAALIPWTMFSQGMPAAANSLVNQLNMVTKVYFPRLFLPFTAAAVFLVDGLLSLLVYGLLLLYYGIAPAWTAVFIPVFFLLILIASLSMGVMLAGLTLFYRDFKHIIPFLTQVMLYMTPIFYTIDPTVPPRYRWFLSLNPMFGITDAFRASILGLPVQWGCLLISSGVAIGLFLFAIHYFRRNERLFADFV
- a CDS encoding glycosyltransferase; protein product: MDDLGLVAIGRNEGDRLRRCLASAGGLGLVLVYVDSGSSDGSVDLARGLGADVVALDLASPFTAARARNEGLERLLAIAPGARYVQFVDGDCELAAGWIDRARRELDERPKAAVVCGRRRERRPDDSVYNRLADLEWDTPIGEAKACGGDAMMRVAALREVGGYDPSLIAGEEPELCVRLRGAGWTVHRVDAEMTLHDMAMTRFGQWWRRAARAGHAFAEGAALHGRPPEGHFARETRSIVAWGLVAPAVALALAWPTRGLSLAAFAAVLALLAVKVYRYQRVRRGRSPADARASAAFTVVGKFAEAQGVVRYWLGRLSGRRSRVIEYRGPVAAGGGPGS
- a CDS encoding serine O-acetyltransferase, whose protein sequence is MTAHPANAAPPAPAPDDDLPPLNHGDGNQNPPGIGLLALIREDLRTHDGAWFEPGFWAVALHRFGNWRMGVRPKLLRAPFSLLHRFLSAWAELLGGVHLPYTVRLGRRVRIWHHGGIVLHARSIGDDVHIRHCTTFGVATRDRLRAIPIIEDRVDVGCGVCVLGDVTIGHDSLIGANAVVVADVPPYSTAVGIPARVIRRAVPEGGGS
- a CDS encoding glycosyltransferase family 2 protein produces the protein MKLLVVVLCYKVPELAIDCLRSLAPEIARIPGARAGICENGTGPEAAERLRRAIDENGWDAWADLTVVEVNRGFCGGNNLVIRPALASDDPPEYVLLLNADTIVVEGAMTALVDFMDAHPRAGIAGSQLLSPEGEIQASPFLFTGIGSELDRGLRVGALSKLLAGRLEVDHSKPGPADWLAGASLILRSTMLDRIGLLDEGLYTYFDDIDICLRAHRAGWEVWYVPASKIVHLEGASTGIKGGSATKAKRRPAYWFQARRRFFLKNHGAAYTALADAAFLAGYAAWRLRRRIQAKPDLDPECFLADSFRHSVFRTGFAVREVENPAMAARAMATSPNA
- a CDS encoding glucose-1-phosphate cytidylyltransferase gives rise to the protein MKDRLSDVPVFVLCGGLGTRIREETELRPKPMVPVGSRPIVWHIMRTYAHYGFRRFILCLGYKAEVVKSYFLNYASMNSDFTVELKSHNVVVHSIDHDQDWEVTLAFTGELTMTGGRVARAAAKYLGDAPRFAVTYGDGVTDANLADEYAFHLEGGNLGTVLGVNPPSRFGELKLEGDKVEEFAEKPEFVDSWINGGYFFFERDFLPYLSADESCVLEREPLIKLAQDGKLDMFRHRGFWACMDTQRDLEQLNKLWASGQAPWAV